The DNA region GCATGCGAGTTCGAGTCTCGCCCCGGGCATCAGACCGCCCATAGCTGTCTTGGTAGATATGAAGTTAGGTAACCGCTATAGCTGTCTTGGTAGATATGAAGTTAGATGACCGCCCATAGCTGTTTTGGTAGATATGAAGTTAGATGACCGCCCATAGCTCAGTTGGCAGAGCAGTCGCCTCTTAAGCGAACGGTCGTAGGTTCAAATCCTACTGGGCGGATAGCCATGATTTAGAGTTTAGAAATTAGAAATTAAGTTTTGGGCGAGTGGCGTAATTGGTAGCCGCGCTGCGCTTAGGACGCAGTGGAGTAATCCGTGGAGGTTCGAGTCCTCTCTCGCCCATAAAATATCAAAAAAAAAGAAGGCCACGCGAGGTGCGTGGCCTTTAGGGTTACGTTGTTGCTTCAGGAGGTTACGAACCGCCGGACCTGGAGGTGGCACCGGAGTTGGAGTCGGCATTTCCACCTGCTCCGCCCTGTCCCGTGGCCGTGGCAGACGACCCACCTCCTTCCTGTGTCACGTTCGTCCTCGCGGGGCGAAGCACGTATGCACCACCCACAATTCCTGCCGGCATTGCGACAGACTCCAGGATGCTCCGAGAATTAGCGTCCGAAGCGCCGAGATGCCAAGACTCCCCTGTAAGTTCGTTGAGAAGGTGGCTGTCGAAGCGCTTCAGTCCCGGAGAAAGGAGACCAGCCGGGGAATTGCTCTCCACCGTCTGATGCCACAAACTCCAATGTCGAACAACTGGGATCATCATCTGAGACGTGGTTTGAGACATGCCCTGAGACATGCCTTGGACGTCGGCGTAGTTTTGGAGAGTGTCCGGGTTCGAGTCGTTGTTGGTGTTGTTGTGGGCCATGCCCCTGGCTTCTGCCAGGTCCACGGCAGAGAAAAGCTCCACCGGACGATGAGCTGTGACCGTAGTGGAACATCCACTCACGACGACAGTCACGATCAGTCCGAACAGACAGACAACAATCTTCATCATCACTGATCTCCCTTTCTTTTGTTCTGTTGATTCTCTTTTCAACTCCACACGATGTGGATTCTGAATGGTGGAGGCCATCTCCGCCACATACCTTCTACGAAAAAAATGAAGCCCTCGTCAAACTCACGAATCGGCACGTCTTTGAAGATCAGTTTTTCTTCGGGAAAGTTGTCGTGAGTAAGTACCACCATTTTTGCCCTCCGGTCATTTAGGGTCGGTGGTGACTGAGAAGAAAGTGTTTCGGGCTTCACCTTTTCATTCAGCCGGTTTTCTAGACGACTGACAGCTGAGTTGACCTCGGCGATTTCTTGCCGAAGCTTCTCCTGCTCTGCCCGGTCGCCTTGGCCGGCAACGCTTAGAGCAAAGACGTCGCTAAGTTTAGTGTTGATGTCTTGTAGTGTGCCGGTGAGAGCCGAGAGATTTTCCCGAATTTCTCCGAGAGAATCCTCGACGCTTCCCTGCTGACCTTGGAGTTGCGAGAACTCCAACGCCAGCTGATTGACCCTGATCGTGAGATCCTGAACGGACTTCGCGATCAGGTCTTCTTCCGGTTCCGGCTCAACAGCCAGAGCTTTGACTTCTTCGGACTTCTGCTCTACTTGATCTTCTTCCGGTTTCTCCTCTCTTTCTGTTTCCCCCTCCGTCACTTCGGACTTCTTCTCGTCCTCCGATTTGGACGCGGTTGCTGACTCCGCAACCTTCTGATTCGCCGACTGGTCAAAATCCGGGGCATTAACATACCCCAAAACAGCGACACAGAGCGCCACAAGCGCTCCAAAAACCCGAGTGAAATCCCTCATTTTTCCCCTCTTTTTTTCTCTTTCTTGTGTTAGTTTGATTCAAACTTCCGGTACGCCCAGAAGCCTGATTTATGCAACAACGTCAATGTCCATCCAATAAAGAGTATGCGCCTTTGTTCATAAAAGTCAATAGACAAAAATTTGACTTTCATAAAAACATGATATACTATTGTAAGCAGTAGTTCCTTGACGTGAGGAATTTATACACACAGATTCAGATTTGCCATAACAACGGCAAGAAAAAAGGAGAGAATCATGGAAAGTGTCGTGTGGTGGTTGGATCTGATTGGTAAGCTAACCCTTGTGATCATAACCTTTCTACTCCCTCTTTGGTTCATTCTTCTGGCTAGGTGGTTAGCCAAAATTGGCGAACAAATCCCGTACCTGCAGTTCTTCACAGTCGTCAACGAGGGAGAAGCAAAAACAATAACAGTCAACGGAAAGTTTGACAGAGCTATCATGTCATTCACTGGTTACGCTTTCAGGTGGCAGGTCTTCTCTAGAGAAGAGGAAATTGACTTTACACCTGACGAACTTAGGTGGGCCAAGGAAAGACTGACAGAAGAGAATTCAACATTCAGTTCCCAACCGAAAAGACAGCAAGAATCGTTGAGCAGAGACTGGCTCAAGAGGGAAGCTGTCGGGGAGCCAGGGCCCTGGGATGTCATCCGTCTATCAGAAAACCTAGAAATTCGCAGAGGTCAACTCATTCTTCTCTCTAGTTTACCCTTTATAGGCAAATTGGTCGGTGGTCTTCGCTGGGTGGGAATCCTGCCCGGAATCTCTCACAGAGTCTATCAGATGCCCCGCTTTGCTTGGGCATCTGTCGAATACCGAAAGGATGAGCAAGGAAATCCTACCCACGACAGGGTTGTCGTGCCCAAGGAAATGTCGAGCTACGAAGTAGTGTTTGTCAAGAGAGATGTCTATCCTGTCATCCTTCGACCAGCAATTGTCGATGAGGGTGTGCAAATAAACCTTGTAGTACTCCTGCAAATCTGCAGCAGAAACCCCTTCAAGACCATGCATCGTATTGAGCACTGGTTTGAATCTGTCTCCAACAGAGTGCAAACTAGGTTGAGAGAGTTGGTTGGCCGAAGGGGGCTTAAAGAAGTCTACGGCAGTGGACCGCAACCCCTACTTGCCGAGGCGCTCTTACGCGAACTTCAGGACATCATTACAGATGTAAGGATTAGATTCGGAATCCAGATTGACGCTATAGAAATCTTCTCTGCTGAATTCGCTCGAAATACCGACAACGACATCTACATACTCCCCTTCAAGTCAGAACAGGAGGCACAAGGTATCAAGATCATCGCGAAGGCACGAGAGGAGGAGGCTAGGTTGGTGTTGCGGGCAACAGAACAGTATGGCGGAAGAGAAGCTGTAGAAACTCGACTCCTGACTGGACCGGACTCCAAGGTAACTACGGTTGTCCAGAAAGGCGCTATTAACGTAGCTCTTCCCCCCTCGTCTCCACCCACCCCGCCGGCAACCGGCGGTGGGACGGGAACCTGAATCCTCACTTCACGCATCGCTTCTCGCCCCGACGCACTCGCGTCGGGGCGTTTCTTTTTATTGACTTAACAAGTAAAACATGATAACATTTATAACGGAAAGTTCGTTGCCAAAAACATCCACTTTGTCAGTGTAGGCAAAGTAGAATCGTCGAAACATGTGCAAGAAGAAAGGAGTGCGAGATGAACATCACCCTTGCGGTTCTCGGAGTTTTGTTTTTCATCTCGATGCTCATAGTCGGGATGGAAAGATTCGTAAACTGGAAACATCCTGGAAAACAGGGCGATCGGAGCAAAGGAAAAGGAAGGAAAAGGAAGTCGGATCCCAAACGCCTGAACAGAAAAGTTCTGATTGGTAAGATTGCTGTCTATATTGTCTTCTTTGGGCCAGCATTATTTGTTTCAATGGCCATATTCTTCCAACTCTTCCACGAGAGACCCGATCGAGAAACAGCCTTCAGTGTGTGGGCTGTCGTTGGCTTGGCAGTTTTATTTACTCTCATCATCTTTGTTGCGGTGTTAATAACACAACGACAGGGGAAATCGGCAATCAAGTGGGCAATGATCGCAACTATGATAGCCCTACCAATCTACCTTGTTTGGTACTTCCTAGATATCCACACAACAACTTGGATTGTGATGCTGTACGTAGTAAAAATCCAAGTCGCAACTGAAGAACTCGAGTCAGAACACAGGAAAGTCCTGTGGTGGATCACAACAACCATCATCGCCCTTGTGGTCTTCTTCGCATTCTGGTGGCTCTCCAAACTCTTCAAAAAGAAAGTGAGGTCAGAAGACGGAACACGTCGTGCAGGTGTTTTCGAAAACACCTGCAGACGGGTCCTAAAATACGACGTAGGTTCAACCACGCTCTTCCGGTTCTTCGCAACCGGACTTGTGACGCTTGTCATCATGATCGGCGTCCACTTCCTCGCACAAATCTACTGGCCGGATAGCTGGAGCGGGTGGCGAAGAAGCGGGGTTGAGTTGTTCTGGATTCCAAATCTGGCAATCCTCCTGTTCTTCCCGCTAATCATCACGTTCCGCCGCTGGGGTTGGCTGCCGGCGTTAGCCATTGTCGGCATTACAGTGCTTGGTGTCCTCTCCAGCTTGGACTGGCTATCAAGCACGACGTCGACCGACAATGGCAGACACAGATCGACGGCAACCCAACCGTCTCAACCACAAGAGTGGCTCTCTGTCGGAGAACTGCGAGGAAAACAGAGCGTCACCACTCTACGAAACCTCTACTACGACGAATACCAGCTGTCGTACGACATCTGGTATCCCGACAGCAGGGGGAAGCGTGGAGAAGCGAAGCTCAAAAGGTGCATCGAGGACGGCAAGTACTACGGCACCTTTGAATACCGAAACCCAAGAGGAGAGGGCGATGTCTGGCTGGAAGAGATTCCAGATAGGCCCGGGCACTTCAGGGGTCAGTCCTGGAGTGATTACACTAACGGCGAAAGGGTCTGGTTCGAGATCAGACCCAAGTAGGCAACGATAACTACACGCAAGCGGCGAGCATCATGCTCGCCGCTTTTTCAATTCTATATTTTTTCGCACCAGACGTTTGATTTAAGGAATTATGCCTCCCGGCGCTGAAATTCCGAAAGTTCCGAGAATAATTTTGATTATCCCAAAAACGGCCACCATAATGAAAAGTCCGATAATCCCCCAGAGCATATGTTTCTTACCGGTCGCCCTTTTTTCTTCACTTTCCATTCCAGCAACAAACTGCAAAATACCCCAGAGAAAAACAAGACTGGCAGTAGCCAAAAGCAGAATAATCAGCGGATTAATAATGACCTGATTGACTTTGTAAATAATTTCGATCATTTGTTTTCAAGGCAAGAACCCCGCCAAAAGCGGGGTTCTTCAGAAAAATCTTAAAGTCCTGGAATCGCTGGAGGAGCGGGCGGTTGTCTTTCCGGAAAAATAGTAATCAGAAGGTTCACAATTCCCCAAATCGCAACCATCACAAAGAAAGCAATAATACCCCAAATCATGATTTGCTTACCTTTTCCTCTTTTTTCTTCGTCACCGGCAGAAGCCACAAACATCATCAAGCCCCAAAGGAAGAAGACCAAAGCTAAAGCGATAATGACCCCTGTAACAACATTCAAGAATCCCTTGAAAGCGTTCAAGAAATTACCAACTTCGCCGAATTGGGCATTTAAGACAGCAACCGGAAGAATAAAAAGAAATCCGGCCGGCAAAACCCATGCTAATAATTTTTTCATTTATTTTGTGAATAAAAAAACAACTTTTAAATTTTAACGACCTTTTAAATTTTAATACGATTAAACATTTTATTCAACCGCAGTTTTGCACAAAATTACCTTGGCAAAACCGGAGGAATAAAAATCGGCGGTAGAGGTGCCCCAGTCGGTAGAAAAATTGAAGCTAAAAGTCGAACTATACCCCAGATTGCGATCATCACTGCAAGAACAATAATCCCCCAGAGCATCTTTTGTTTCCCTTCAGACCTTTTGTCCTCGCTTCCGGCATTCAATACAAACAAGGCCATTCCCCAGAGAAAGAAAATAAGCGCTAAAGCGATAATGACCTTGACCAGAATATTTGCAAGAGCCAAAAAATTAACTAGAAAAACAACAAACGGACCATAGTGGTCAAAACCGGGTATTCCAAGAAGATACTGGCAAACATCTTTTGGTATTGCGCCCCAATTGCAAAGAATTTGAATCATATTTATAAATTATACGATAATTTTAAAAATTATTCTGACTTTTAATCTATCTAGGGATGGGCGACAGTCCGAATCCTAATTGCAAAGCCCACATAATCCCGCCAATACCAACCATTATCACCAAAGCTACGATCCCCCACAACATTCTTTGCCTCCCTTCCCTTCTCTTGTCTTCATTGCCGGAATTCAAAATAAAAACCGCAGCGCCCCAAAGAAAAAACGCTAAAGCAAAACCCATAATGGTAATAAGTAAAAGATAAAGTGGTATCCAAGCCCAAGCCAGAAGAGACTGAATGGTCGGATTTTGAGCCGAAACAAGAGCGGGCGAAAACAAAAAAAATATCGCCAAGAATTTCAAGTGTTTATTTGTAATAGAATATTTCATTTTGTTCTTAATTGGGGTAAAAATTTAAATTCGGAACCAAGAACGCTGGCGTATAGAATCCCAACCAAAGCCCAAGTTGAAACGGCAATAAAAAGCGCGATAATGCCCCAAATCATCAAAGTCTTTCCACTCTTTCTCTTGTCCTCTTCATCGGCTTTCAAGATAAAAATCGCCAATCCCCAAAAAAATATTACAAAAGAAATAAAGATTACGAGGGGCGCGGCTAAAGACAATATGTTTAAAACTATATCCGCAAATTCCTGAAAATTTCTTGGGGTTCTCGGTTGAAGTTGCGCGCTCGCAATATGTGGCAAAAAAAACAAAGTTGACAGAATAAGTGAAAATTTTGAAAACTTCTTCATTTTATTTTTTTGGACATTCTAATCCCGGAATATCAGAAATCAAACAAATTGTATTTTTTATACCCTCGGAAATCACCAACGCGCCGAGTAAAACAGCAATACCAACAACCGTCCAAGTCAGAGATTTCTTGGCGGTCTTCAACTTGTCTTCATTGCCCTGCGCCGTAACAAAAAGAAAGCCGGTAAAGATCAAAGCCAAGACCGCTATCACAGCGCCAATCGGCAAAACAATATCTCTCAAAATCAAGTTAAGAAGACCAATAAGAGTCATTTTTGGGTCCTTGAACGGCGACTCTATGCCGGGAGGATTTGCGGGCTCGGTTATGTTGGCCAAAACCGGATTTACGAAAAATAAAATTAGAAAAATGGAAAACAAACAAAGAGAAACTGCCGAAAAAAAATATTTACTTTTCATTTTCAACATAATTATATCACGATTATT from Candidatus Paceibacterota bacterium includes:
- a CDS encoding pilin gives rise to the protein MKKLLAWVLPAGFLFILPVAVLNAQFGEVGNFLNAFKGFLNVVTGVIIALALVFFLWGLMMFVASAGDEEKRGKGKQIMIWGIIAFFVMVAIWGIVNLLITIFPERQPPAPPAIPGL
- a CDS encoding pilin, with the translated sequence MKSKYFFSAVSLCLFSIFLILFFVNPVLANITEPANPPGIESPFKDPKMTLIGLLNLILRDIVLPIGAVIAVLALIFTGFLFVTAQGNEDKLKTAKKSLTWTVVGIAVLLGALVISEGIKNTICLISDIPGLECPKK